The following are from one region of the Amylibacter sp. IMCC11727 genome:
- a CDS encoding DUF2235 domain-containing protein: MSRKIIVCLDGTGNEIETNESNVLRLYKTLERSEDQLVYYHPGVGTMDTNPFAKLFWSKPKLIAGLIFGAGLETNVLRAYEFLCRHYQEGDKKNNIDGDRLYFFGYSRGAYTARALAGFINDFGLVDPQEFHLVAPVFRAWRAISNADDRKAYAKIRMLEHAFTMRYPAIRFLGLWDTVSSLLRVKLGKGTFIQYGTHSSVDENPSVESVRHVLAIDETRRFFRHQFWTEGQKYYGNRFKSKKNPPDQDVKQVWFAGTHTDVAGSVYEPEAGLAKITMNWMRQELDGLKVDKLAFRTISYNRYVLGKEDKVTAKMGLTVSKPDPSAPLHSQMKKGWFILEIFPRLRRRCRWPKQWSILGYYIPWGQYRYIPPESDIHPTALERRADKANTYDPPNLKPF; this comes from the coding sequence ATGTCGCGCAAGATTATCGTGTGCCTCGATGGCACGGGAAACGAAATTGAAACCAATGAATCGAACGTTCTTCGCCTTTATAAAACGCTGGAACGATCCGAAGATCAGCTGGTCTATTATCATCCTGGTGTCGGCACAATGGACACCAACCCCTTTGCCAAATTGTTCTGGTCCAAACCCAAACTTATCGCTGGGCTGATTTTTGGCGCAGGGCTCGAAACCAACGTCCTACGCGCTTATGAATTTTTGTGCCGCCACTACCAAGAAGGCGACAAAAAGAACAATATCGACGGGGATCGCCTCTACTTCTTTGGCTATTCTCGTGGCGCCTATACCGCCCGTGCGTTGGCGGGGTTCATCAATGATTTCGGCCTCGTGGACCCTCAGGAATTTCACCTCGTCGCCCCTGTGTTTCGCGCATGGCGCGCCATCAGCAACGCAGATGATCGCAAGGCTTATGCCAAAATTCGAATGCTCGAACATGCCTTTACCATGCGCTACCCCGCGATCCGTTTCTTGGGCCTGTGGGATACCGTCAGCTCGCTGTTGCGTGTCAAACTCGGCAAGGGCACGTTCATCCAATACGGCACACATTCCAGCGTCGATGAAAACCCATCAGTGGAATCCGTGCGCCACGTGTTGGCCATCGACGAAACCCGCCGCTTTTTCCGGCACCAGTTCTGGACCGAAGGGCAAAAATATTACGGTAATCGGTTCAAATCCAAAAAGAACCCGCCAGACCAAGACGTGAAACAAGTCTGGTTTGCAGGCACGCACACAGATGTCGCAGGCAGCGTCTATGAACCCGAAGCAGGCCTTGCCAAAATTACCATGAACTGGATGCGCCAAGAACTCGATGGGCTCAAAGTCGATAAACTTGCCTTCCGCACCATCAGCTACAACCGCTATGTCTTGGGTAAAGAGGATAAAGTTACGGCGAAAATGGGCCTCACGGTTTCCAAGCCCGATCCATCCGCCCCTTTGCACAGTCAGATGAAAAAAGGGTGGTTCATCCTCGAAATTTTCCCTCGTTTACGTCGCCGATGCCGCTGGCCCAAACAATGGTCGATCCTTGGATATTACATCCCATGGGGCCAATACCGCTACATCCCGCCTGAGTCTGACATTCATCCAACCGCACTTGAACGCCGGGCGGATAAAGCCAACACCTACGATCCGCCAAATTTGAAACCGTTCTAG
- the fusA gene encoding elongation factor G gives MAREYPLELYRNFGIMAHIDAGKTTCSERILYYTGKEHNIGEVHDGAATMDWMEQEQERGITITSAATTTFWERTEDGTTPDTPKHRLNIIDTPGHVDFTIEVERSLAVLDGAVCVLDANAGVEPQTETVWRQADRYKVPRMVFVNKMDKIGADFFNCVNMIEERTGAVAVPVAFPIGAETELEGLVDLVTMEEWLWQGEDLGASWVKAPIRDELQATAEEWRNKLVENAVEMDDDAMEAYLEGNEPDVATLRKLIRKGTLSLSFVPVLGGSAFKNKGVQPLLNAVIDYLPSPLDVVDYMGFKPGDETETRDIPRRADDDMAFSGLAFKIMNDPFVGSLTFTRIYSGTLNKGDTMLNSTKGKKERVGRMMMMHSIDREEITEAFAGDIIALAGLKDTTTGDTICAVNDPVVLETMTFPDPVIEIAVEPKTKADQEKMSQGLGRLAAEDPSFRVETDLESGQTIMKGMGELHLDILVDRLKREFKVEANIGAPQVAYRETISHEAEITYTHKKQSGGSGQYAEVKMNIIPTEPGEGYSFESKIVGGAIPKEYIPGVEKGIESVMDSGPLAGFPVIDFKVELIDGKFHDVDSSVMAFEIAGRMGMREGMKKAGAKMLEPIMKVEVVTPDEYTGGIIGDLTSRRGQVQGQETRGNAIAIDARVPLANMFGYINTLRSMSSGRANFTMQFSHYEAVPSNISEEIQSKYA, from the coding sequence ATGGCACGTGAATATCCACTCGAACTGTACCGCAACTTTGGTATCATGGCGCACATCGACGCCGGTAAAACCACATGTTCGGAACGTATCCTGTATTACACAGGTAAAGAGCATAACATTGGCGAAGTTCATGATGGCGCAGCCACAATGGACTGGATGGAGCAAGAGCAAGAGCGTGGCATCACGATCACCTCTGCGGCGACAACTACATTCTGGGAGCGTACCGAAGACGGCACAACTCCAGACACGCCTAAGCACCGTTTGAACATCATCGATACACCAGGCCACGTTGACTTCACAATCGAAGTTGAGCGGTCCTTGGCGGTTCTTGATGGCGCGGTTTGTGTTCTGGACGCCAACGCTGGTGTTGAGCCGCAAACAGAAACTGTTTGGCGTCAGGCTGACCGTTACAAAGTTCCACGTATGGTCTTTGTTAACAAAATGGACAAAATCGGCGCTGACTTCTTCAACTGTGTGAACATGATTGAAGAGCGTACAGGTGCGGTTGCCGTTCCTGTTGCTTTCCCAATCGGTGCTGAAACCGAGCTGGAAGGTTTGGTTGATCTGGTCACTATGGAAGAGTGGTTGTGGCAGGGTGAAGATCTGGGCGCGTCCTGGGTTAAAGCTCCGATCCGTGATGAGTTGCAAGCAACTGCGGAAGAATGGCGCAACAAGCTGGTTGAGAACGCCGTTGAAATGGACGACGACGCGATGGAAGCGTACCTTGAAGGTAACGAGCCAGACGTTGCAACACTGCGCAAGCTGATCCGTAAGGGTACATTGTCCTTGTCATTCGTTCCTGTTTTGGGCGGCTCTGCGTTCAAAAACAAAGGTGTTCAGCCGCTGTTGAACGCTGTGATCGACTATCTGCCGTCCCCATTGGACGTTGTTGATTACATGGGCTTTAAGCCAGGTGACGAAACAGAAACTCGTGACATCCCGCGTCGTGCGGATGATGACATGGCGTTTTCTGGCCTTGCGTTTAAAATCATGAACGACCCGTTTGTGGGTTCCTTGACGTTCACACGTATCTACTCTGGTACGCTGAACAAAGGCGACACAATGCTCAACTCTACTAAGGGTAAAAAAGAGCGTGTTGGTCGTATGATGATGATGCACTCCATTGATCGCGAAGAGATCACGGAAGCATTCGCTGGTGACATTATCGCGCTTGCAGGTCTGAAAGACACAACAACAGGTGACACCATCTGTGCTGTGAACGATCCTGTGGTTCTTGAAACAATGACATTCCCAGATCCTGTGATCGAGATTGCCGTTGAGCCAAAAACAAAAGCCGACCAAGAGAAAATGTCGCAAGGCTTGGGCCGTTTGGCTGCTGAAGATCCATCCTTCCGCGTGGAAACTGATCTGGAATCAGGTCAGACCATCATGAAGGGTATGGGCGAATTGCACTTGGACATCCTCGTGGATCGTCTGAAGCGTGAGTTCAAAGTTGAAGCGAACATCGGTGCGCCTCAGGTTGCATATCGTGAGACAATTTCTCATGAGGCTGAAATCACTTACACCCACAAAAAGCAGTCTGGTGGTTCTGGCCAGTATGCTGAGGTGAAGATGAACATCATCCCAACCGAGCCAGGCGAGGGTTACTCTTTTGAATCCAAGATCGTTGGTGGTGCTATTCCGAAGGAATACATCCCAGGTGTTGAAAAAGGCATCGAATCTGTGATGGACAGCGGCCCATTGGCTGGCTTCCCCGTGATCGACTTCAAGGTTGAACTGATCGACGGTAAATTCCACGACGTTGACTCCAGCGTTATGGCGTTTGAAATCGCAGGTCGCATGGGTATGCGCGAAGGCATGAAAAAAGCCGGCGCGAAAATGCTCGAGCCGATCATGAAAGTTGAAGTTGTGACACCTGATGAATACACAGGTGGTATCATCGGTGATCTGACATCCCGTCGTGGGCAGGTTCAGGGTCAGGAAACACGCGGTAACGCAATTGCAATCGACGCACGTGTGCCACTGGCAAACATGTTCGGTTACATCAACACATTGCGGTCCATGTCTTCTGGTCGTGCGAACTTCACCATGCAGTTCTCACACTACGAAGCCGTTCCATCGAACATCTCAGAAGAGATTCAATCGAAATACGCATAA
- the rpsG gene encoding 30S ribosomal protein S7: MSRRHRAEKREILPDAKFHDRVLSKFMNNLMLDGKKSAAERIVYGALDRVEEKTKRAPVEVFHEALDNIKPAVEVRSRRVGGATYQVPVEVRPERREALAIRWLIKASRTRNENTMEERLASELMDAVNSRGSAVKKREDTHKMAEANKAFSHYRW, from the coding sequence ATGTCTAGACGCCACCGCGCCGAAAAACGTGAAATTCTGCCAGACGCAAAATTTCATGACCGCGTTCTCTCTAAGTTCATGAACAACCTCATGCTGGACGGCAAAAAGTCCGCTGCTGAGCGTATTGTTTATGGTGCGCTTGACCGCGTAGAAGAGAAAACAAAACGTGCTCCTGTGGAAGTATTCCACGAAGCGCTCGACAACATCAAACCTGCCGTGGAAGTTCGCTCCCGCCGTGTAGGTGGTGCCACATATCAGGTGCCTGTTGAAGTGCGCCCTGAGCGCCGCGAAGCCTTGGCCATCCGCTGGTTGATCAAAGCGTCGCGCACACGCAACGAGAACACAATGGAAGAACGCCTTGCATCAGAATTGATGGATGCCGTGAACTCCCGTGGTTCCGCTGTGAAAAAGCGTGAAGACACGCATAAAATGGCAGAGGCGAACAAAGCGTTCAGCCACTACCGCTGGTAA
- a CDS encoding mechanosensitive ion channel domain-containing protein produces the protein METMSSWGAWASGNGMNILYAIIIILVALWLSGFVKAMIVRMGKSYEALDETLFHFLGSLARYAVLAFAGIAVLGRFGVETTSLVALIGAAGLAIGLALQGTLSNLAAGVMLLMFRPFKVGDFVDVAGTGGKVEGITLFTTDLVTFDNQQIIVPNAEIWGTKITNHSHHPVRGVDMIVNVAYGTDIKKAKASIAKVLEANANVLAEPAPFVEVESLGASSVDILVRPFAQGAHYFDVKYSLPQEVYEQFKKDKIEIPFQQIVVHNA, from the coding sequence ATGGAAACGATGTCTTCTTGGGGGGCGTGGGCCTCTGGCAATGGGATGAACATTTTATACGCGATTATTATTATTCTGGTCGCGCTTTGGCTGTCGGGGTTTGTCAAAGCGATGATCGTGCGTATGGGCAAAAGCTATGAAGCGCTTGATGAAACGCTGTTCCATTTTTTAGGATCGTTGGCGCGATATGCTGTTTTGGCTTTTGCAGGCATCGCTGTTTTAGGACGGTTTGGCGTTGAAACCACTTCGCTTGTGGCGCTGATCGGTGCAGCGGGTTTGGCCATTGGTTTGGCGTTGCAAGGCACGTTGTCGAATTTGGCCGCAGGAGTCATGTTGTTGATGTTCCGCCCGTTCAAAGTGGGTGACTTTGTGGATGTGGCAGGCACAGGGGGCAAAGTGGAAGGCATCACATTGTTCACCACGGATTTGGTGACGTTTGACAATCAACAAATCATCGTTCCGAACGCCGAAATCTGGGGCACAAAAATCACCAACCATTCTCATCACCCTGTGCGTGGTGTGGATATGATTGTGAACGTGGCCTACGGCACGGATATCAAAAAGGCCAAGGCGTCTATTGCCAAGGTTTTGGAAGCAAACGCAAATGTGTTGGCAGAGCCTGCGCCGTTTGTCGAAGTGGAAAGCCTTGGGGCATCTTCCGTTGATATTCTGGTGCGTCCGTTCGCCCAAGGGGCTCATTATTTCGATGTGAAATATTCACTGCCCCAAGAGGTGTATGAACAGTTCAAGAAGGACAAAATCGAAATCCCGTTTCAACAGATTGTCGTTCACAACGCGTAA
- a CDS encoding 50S ribosomal protein L23, with protein MSTKAELYDVIRKPIITEKATMASEHNAVVFEVAIDANKPQIKEAVEGLFGVKVKAVNTSITKGKVKRFRGKLGVRKDVKKAYVTLEEGNTIDVSTGL; from the coding sequence ATGAGCACTAAAGCTGAACTCTATGACGTGATCCGCAAGCCGATCATCACGGAAAAAGCAACCATGGCGTCCGAGCATAACGCCGTTGTTTTCGAAGTGGCGATTGACGCGAACAAACCACAGATCAAAGAAGCCGTTGAAGGCCTGTTTGGTGTGAAGGTGAAGGCTGTGAACACATCCATCACCAAAGGTAAAGTAAAGCGGTTCCGCGGTAAGCTGGGCGTTCGTAAGGACGTGAAAAAGGCTTACGTGACGCTTGAAGAAGGTAACACGATCGACGTGTCTACTGGTCTTTAA
- a CDS encoding alpha/beta fold hydrolase encodes MKRSLSILFTFFSIGILLLMLAGRYAVTPNKQFVGPPPSNIKLAPISLADADGNHVSAWYYVSPSNNPVVLLLHGIKSDKRSMLPRAQMLIENEYSVVLIDLQAHGESDGKTVTFGHLEAVSVQAAYSFIERKWPDKKVGVIGSSLGGAAAILAGSKQQADAYVLEAVFSDLKDATENRLRVKLGDWSVRLSMLLLWQAPLQIGVSTHEISPKNKIEAIQAPILVIAGTKDQRTTLVNSRELFSNANSPKEIWEIPEARHQDFYRFAKTEYTRQVLSFFDEHLQ; translated from the coding sequence ATGAAACGTAGTCTGAGTATTTTATTTACTTTCTTTTCCATTGGCATTCTGCTGCTAATGTTAGCAGGGCGTTATGCAGTGACGCCAAACAAACAGTTCGTCGGCCCACCCCCGAGCAATATAAAACTGGCACCCATTTCCCTTGCCGACGCTGATGGAAATCACGTTTCAGCTTGGTACTATGTTTCACCATCGAATAATCCTGTGGTTCTACTTCTTCACGGCATCAAGTCTGACAAACGCTCTATGCTTCCTAGAGCGCAGATGCTCATTGAAAATGAATATTCAGTGGTACTCATCGACCTTCAAGCCCATGGAGAGAGCGATGGCAAAACCGTAACCTTTGGGCACTTAGAAGCAGTCAGCGTTCAGGCTGCATACAGCTTTATTGAACGAAAATGGCCAGACAAGAAGGTTGGCGTGATCGGTTCATCTCTTGGCGGCGCTGCTGCAATTTTGGCTGGGTCCAAACAACAAGCTGATGCTTACGTATTAGAGGCTGTCTTTTCTGATCTTAAAGATGCCACGGAAAACAGGCTGCGCGTAAAACTCGGAGATTGGAGCGTTCGTCTATCAATGCTGTTACTTTGGCAAGCTCCTCTCCAAATCGGTGTAAGCACACACGAAATTTCTCCAAAGAACAAAATTGAAGCCATCCAAGCGCCTATTTTGGTTATTGCAGGCACCAAGGATCAAAGGACAACGCTGGTAAACTCCCGCGAACTGTTTTCGAATGCCAATTCACCAAAAGAAATTTGGGAAATCCCAGAAGCGAGGCATCAAGACTTCTACCGATTTGCCAAAACTGAATATACTCGGCAGGTTTTGAGTTTTTTCGACGAACATTTGCAGTAG
- the rpsL gene encoding 30S ribosomal protein S12: MPTIQQLIRKPRQPKVKRSKSLHLQSCPQKRGVCTRVYTTTPKKPNSAMRKVAKVRLTNGFEVISYIPGESHNLQEHSVVLIRGGRVKDLPGVRYHILRGVLDTQGVKDRKQRRSKYGAKKPK; encoded by the coding sequence ATGCCAACAATCCAACAGCTGATCCGCAAGCCGCGCCAGCCGAAAGTTAAAAGATCCAAGTCGTTGCACTTGCAATCTTGTCCGCAAAAACGGGGTGTATGTACCCGCGTTTATACAACAACACCTAAGAAGCCGAACTCCGCTATGCGTAAGGTTGCCAAAGTGCGCCTGACAAATGGTTTTGAGGTTATCTCTTACATCCCAGGTGAAAGCCACAACCTTCAGGAACACTCTGTGGTTCTGATCCGTGGCGGCCGTGTAAAAGACCTTCCGGGTGTCCGTTACCACATCCTGCGCGGTGTGTTGGATACCCAAGGTGTTAAAGATCGTAAACAACGTCGTTCGAAATACGGCGCGAAGAAGCCGAAGTAA
- a CDS encoding nitroreductase, producing MNLEEAMQDRRSIRGFLDKPVPRPLLEEIIALANRAPSSMNTQPWHLHVLTGAPLEAVRNGNSERMLAGVPPVREISAHAAYTGPHRERQIEIAVQLFEAMGIERHDKEMRQDWVMRGFRQFDAPVSIVVCLDKALEQDTIGHFDLGAVTYGLTLAAWSKGLGCVINGQGIMQSPVVREHAGIPDDQIIMTCVAMGWPDEGFAANSVVSRRRPVDNVTRFVGFDD from the coding sequence ATGAACCTAGAAGAGGCGATGCAAGATCGGCGCAGCATTCGGGGATTTTTGGACAAACCCGTGCCAAGGCCCTTGCTGGAAGAGATTATCGCTCTGGCCAATCGCGCGCCCAGTTCTATGAACACGCAGCCGTGGCATTTGCATGTGCTGACGGGCGCGCCGCTGGAAGCTGTGCGAAACGGAAATTCCGAACGGATGTTGGCGGGTGTTCCGCCCGTGCGCGAAATTTCGGCCCATGCGGCGTATACGGGCCCGCACCGTGAACGCCAGATTGAAATTGCCGTGCAACTGTTTGAGGCCATGGGCATTGAGCGCCACGACAAAGAGATGCGACAGGATTGGGTCATGCGTGGATTTCGCCAATTCGATGCGCCCGTGTCCATTGTGGTGTGCTTGGACAAAGCGCTTGAACAAGACACCATTGGACATTTCGATTTAGGTGCTGTGACCTATGGCTTGACGCTGGCCGCGTGGTCCAAGGGGCTCGGTTGTGTGATCAATGGGCAGGGTATTATGCAGTCCCCTGTGGTGCGCGAACATGCTGGCATTCCTGATGATCAGATTATCATGACCTGTGTGGCGATGGGCTGGCCAGATGAGGGTTTTGCCGCAAACAGCGTTGTGTCGCGCCGTCGCCCCGTTGATAATGTCACCCGATTTGTCGGCTTTGATGACTAA
- the tuf gene encoding elongation factor Tu, whose amino-acid sequence MAKEKFERNKPHVNIGTIGHVDHGKTTLTAAITKQFSNEFKAYDEIDGAPEEKARGITISTAHVEYETEGRHYAHVDCPGHADYVKNMITGAAQMDGAILVVNAADGPMPQTREHILLGRQVGIPHMVVFMNKVDQVDDEELLELVEMEIRELLSEYDYPGDDIPIIAGSALAALEDRDDNIGKDKIAELMAAVDEYIPTPARAVDQPFLMPIEDVFSISGRGTVVTGRVERGAINVGDSIEIVGIKDTTTTTCTGVEMFRKLLDRGEAGDNIGALLRGVDRDAVERGQVLCAPGSVNPHTKFEAEVYILTKEEGGRHTPFFANYRPQFYFRTTDVTGTVELPSGTEMVMPGDNLKFNVELIAPIAMEQGLRFAIREGGRTVGSGVVSKINE is encoded by the coding sequence ATGGCAAAAGAGAAGTTTGAACGTAATAAGCCGCACGTAAACATCGGCACGATTGGCCACGTTGACCACGGTAAGACAACGTTGACAGCTGCGATTACAAAGCAGTTTTCGAATGAGTTTAAAGCCTACGACGAGATCGACGGCGCGCCAGAAGAAAAAGCCCGTGGGATCACCATTTCCACAGCGCACGTTGAGTATGAGACTGAAGGTCGTCACTACGCCCACGTTGATTGCCCAGGCCACGCTGACTATGTGAAAAACATGATCACGGGTGCGGCGCAGATGGACGGCGCGATCTTGGTTGTGAACGCGGCTGATGGCCCTATGCCACAAACACGCGAGCACATCTTGCTGGGTCGCCAGGTTGGCATCCCGCACATGGTTGTGTTCATGAACAAAGTGGACCAAGTGGACGACGAAGAGCTGCTGGAACTCGTTGAAATGGAGATCCGTGAGCTGTTGTCCGAGTACGATTACCCAGGTGATGATATCCCAATCATCGCGGGCTCTGCTCTGGCTGCTTTGGAAGACCGCGACGACAACATTGGTAAAGACAAGATCGCTGAGCTGATGGCGGCTGTGGATGAGTACATCCCGACACCCGCCCGTGCGGTTGACCAGCCGTTCCTGATGCCAATCGAGGACGTGTTCTCAATCTCTGGCCGTGGTACAGTTGTAACAGGCCGTGTAGAGCGTGGCGCGATCAACGTTGGCGACAGCATCGAGATCGTTGGTATCAAAGACACGACAACAACCACATGTACGGGTGTTGAAATGTTCCGCAAGCTGCTGGATCGCGGTGAAGCAGGCGACAACATCGGCGCGTTGCTGCGTGGTGTTGACCGTGATGCGGTTGAGCGTGGTCAGGTATTGTGTGCGCCGGGTTCTGTGAACCCACACACAAAGTTCGAAGCTGAGGTTTACATCTTGACCAAAGAAGAGGGTGGCCGTCACACGCCGTTCTTTGCGAACTACCGTCCACAGTTCTACTTCCGTACAACGGACGTGACAGGCACAGTTGAGCTGCCATCTGGCACAGAAATGGTGATGCCGGGCGATAACCTGAAGTTCAACGTTGAGCTGATCGCCCCAATCGCGATGGAACAAGGCCTGCGCTTTGCGATCCGCGAAGGCGGCCGCACAGTGGGCTCCGGTGTTGTGTCCAAAATCAACGAGTAA
- the rplD gene encoding 50S ribosomal protein L4 — protein MKLDVIKLDGGKAGSVDLDEALFGLEPRKDILHRVVRYQLAKRQAGTHKVKTRSETSYSTKKIYRQKGTGGARHGDRNAPIFRGGGVYKGPKVRSHAHDLTKKFRKLGLRHALSAKATAGELVIVDNAEMASAKTGELAKAVKNLGWKRALVVDGAEVNANFALAARNIDGVNVLPSQGANVYDILKSDTLVITKAGVEALEARLK, from the coding sequence ATGAAACTTGACGTGATCAAACTCGACGGCGGCAAAGCCGGTTCTGTTGACTTGGACGAGGCCCTGTTTGGCCTTGAGCCACGCAAGGACATTCTGCACCGTGTTGTGCGTTACCAACTGGCGAAACGTCAGGCGGGGACACACAAGGTTAAGACACGGTCTGAAACCAGCTATTCCACAAAGAAGATCTATCGCCAAAAGGGCACAGGTGGCGCACGCCATGGTGACCGTAATGCGCCGATCTTCCGTGGTGGTGGTGTTTACAAAGGCCCGAAAGTGCGCAGCCACGCGCATGATCTGACCAAAAAGTTCCGTAAGCTGGGCTTGCGCCACGCATTGTCTGCAAAGGCAACTGCGGGTGAGTTGGTGATTGTAGACAACGCTGAAATGGCGTCTGCAAAAACTGGTGAGCTGGCGAAGGCAGTAAAGAACCTCGGTTGGAAGCGTGCACTGGTTGTAGATGGCGCGGAAGTGAATGCAAACTTTGCATTGGCTGCTCGTAACATCGACGGTGTGAACGTTCTGCCAAGCCAAGGTGCCAACGTTTACGACATCCTGAAAAGCGACACTTTGGTGATCACCAAAGCTGGCGTTGAAGCATTGGAGGCCCGTTTGAAATGA
- the rplC gene encoding 50S ribosomal protein L3: MRSGVIAKKLGMTRLFMEDGKQVPVTVLQMENLQVVAQRTGEKDGYTAVQLGAGTAKAKRTSAAMRGHFAAAKVEPKRKIAEFRVSADNLIEVGEEIIADHYFEGQFVDVSGTSIGKGFAGAMKRWNFGGLRATHGVSISHRSHGSTGQCQEPGRVFKGKKMAGHMGAAKVTTQNLQVVKTDSDRGLLMIKGAVPGSKGGWVTIKDAVKKPFPENAILPAALRSAAAAAAKAAEEAAAEAAAEEAAAAEAAAAEAAAAEEAALKAAEAEIAADAAAEGAPADEKKEGDA, encoded by the coding sequence ATGCGCTCTGGAGTAATTGCAAAGAAACTGGGCATGACCCGGTTGTTCATGGAAGACGGTAAGCAGGTTCCTGTAACTGTTCTTCAAATGGAAAACCTGCAGGTTGTGGCACAACGCACTGGCGAAAAAGACGGCTACACAGCTGTTCAGCTGGGTGCTGGCACAGCCAAAGCGAAACGCACATCCGCAGCGATGCGCGGCCATTTCGCGGCTGCAAAGGTTGAACCAAAACGCAAGATCGCGGAATTCCGCGTGTCTGCTGACAACCTGATTGAGGTTGGCGAAGAAATCATCGCTGATCACTATTTTGAAGGTCAGTTCGTAGACGTATCTGGCACATCCATCGGTAAAGGTTTTGCGGGTGCGATGAAGCGTTGGAACTTTGGCGGTTTGCGCGCGACACACGGTGTGTCGATTTCGCACCGTTCGCACGGTTCCACGGGTCAGTGTCAAGAACCTGGTCGTGTTTTCAAAGGTAAGAAAATGGCCGGTCACATGGGCGCTGCGAAGGTAACAACGCAGAACCTGCAAGTTGTCAAAACTGACAGCGACCGTGGTTTGCTGATGATCAAAGGTGCCGTTCCTGGTTCCAAAGGTGGTTGGGTGACAATCAAGGATGCGGTGAAGAAGCCGTTCCCTGAGAACGCCATTTTGCCTGCTGCGCTGCGCTCTGCCGCTGCTGCTGCTGCGAAAGCCGCTGAAGAAGCTGCTGCTGAGGCTGCTGCTGAAGAGGCTGCGGCCGCTGAAGCCGCTGCTGCGGAAGCTGCTGCTGCAGAAGAAGCTGCGTTGAAGGCTGCTGAAGCTGAAATCGCTGCGGACGCTGCTGCAGAAGGGGCACCTGCTGACGAGAAGAAAGAAGGTGACGCATGA
- the rpsJ gene encoding 30S ribosomal protein S10, giving the protein MAVQSQNIRIRLKAFDYRVLDASTQEIVNTAKRTGAQVRGPIPLPNHIEKYTVLRGPHVNKKSREQFEIRTHKRLLDIVDPTPQTVDALMKLDLAAGVDVEIKL; this is encoded by the coding sequence ATGGCAGTACAAAGCCAAAATATCCGAATTCGGCTGAAAGCGTTTGATTACCGTGTTCTGGATGCGTCCACACAGGAAATCGTAAACACAGCCAAGCGCACTGGCGCACAGGTTCGTGGTCCTATTCCACTTCCTAATCACATCGAAAAGTACACGGTTCTGCGTGGTCCACACGTAAACAAAAAGTCCCGTGAGCAGTTCGAAATCCGCACGCACAAGCGTTTGCTCGACATCGTTGACCCAACTCCACAAACAGTAGACGCGCTGATGAAGCTCGATCTGGCTGCTGGTGTGGATGTTGAGATCAAGCTTTAA